GCCGGGGGCAGGGAAAGGCGGAAGGAGACCGCCCGCTGGGCAAAAGCCCCGGTGCCTAAGGCCAGCACCGCCAAAACCAAGACGATCCTGCGCATAACCCACCTCCTTCCGGCATGCTACCCTTCCTTGCGGCCAAGGGAAAGAGAGGCTTCTCTCACGCACCCTTCACCCTAAGGCCTTAGGCTTTCCCCTATGAAGCGGCTTTCCCTAGCAGCCCTCCTCCTGGCCTTCGGCGCCCTTCTCACCCCCATGCTGGCCCAGAACCGAAACGTGGCCACCCGGGTGGGATTCGTGGACGCCGATGCCCTGGTGCAGGCCCACCCCGACTACAAGAAGGTCCAGGACCTCCAGGCCCAGGCCCGCAAGGAGCTGGCTCCTTTGGAGGAAAAGCTTAAGCCCCTGGACCAAAAAGTCCGTTCGGGCCAGGCCACGGCCAAGGAGCGCCAGGACTACGAGGCCCTCCTCAAGACCTACCAGGACACCCTTAAGAAGTGGCAGGACCGTCAGAACCCTGTACTTAAGCCCATCTTAGAGGAGGTGGACCAGGCTATCGCCAAGGTGGCCAAGGCCCAGGGTTTCGCCGTGGTCATGAGCCGCCAGGTGGCGGCCCAGTCGGGGCTGGTGGTCTACGCCGCCGAGGACACGGATCTGACCGAAGCGGTGAAAAAGGAACTGAAGCGCTAGCCTGAGCCCTGGCCCTCGGGGGACCTCCCCCCGGGGTCTTTCTTTTACCCCGCCCGCCCGGAGGTTATAATCCTTCCGATGGCGAAGCGGAA
This sequence is a window from Thermus caldifontis. Protein-coding genes within it:
- a CDS encoding OmpH family outer membrane protein, with translation MKRLSLAALLLAFGALLTPMLAQNRNVATRVGFVDADALVQAHPDYKKVQDLQAQARKELAPLEEKLKPLDQKVRSGQATAKERQDYEALLKTYQDTLKKWQDRQNPVLKPILEEVDQAIAKVAKAQGFAVVMSRQVAAQSGLVVYAAEDTDLTEAVKKELKR